A window of the Mus pahari chromosome 1, PAHARI_EIJ_v1.1, whole genome shotgun sequence genome harbors these coding sequences:
- the LOC110330525 gene encoding olfactory receptor 491, whose protein sequence is MEPGNHTAVTEFILLGLTDDPTLCVIFFVFFLGIYIVTLVGNISIINLVRSCPQLQTPMYMFLSHLAFVDIGYSTSVTPIMLVGFIVHGTALPVHACEAQLCSVVTFGTAECFLLAAMAYDRYVAICSPLLYSTHMSSQICLLLVGASYVGGCVNAWTFTGCLLSLSFCGPNQIDHFFCDFSPLLKLSCTDVSIIGIIPSISAGSIIIVTVFVISVSYIYILITILKMHSTEGRHKAFSTCTSHLTAVTLYYGTITFIYVMPKSSYSTKQNRVVSLFYTVVIPMLNPLIYSLRNRDVKEALRKATLRIYS, encoded by the coding sequence ATGGAACCTGGAAACCACACTGCAGTGACAGAATTCATCCTTTTGGGGTTAACAGATGATCCAACACTCTGTGTcatcttctttgtgttttttcttgGAATATACATTGTCACCTTAGTAGGAAATATCAGCATAATAAATTTAGTAAGAAGCTGTCCCCAGCTCCAAACCCCCATGTACATGTTTCTTAGCCATCTGGCTTTTGTGGACATTGGCTATTCGACATCGGTTACACCTATAATGTTGGTAGGATTCATTGTACATGGAACAGCCCTCCCTGTGCATGCCTGTGAAGCACAACTCTGTTCTGTTGTGACTTTTGGGACAGCTGAATGCTTCTTGCTGGCTGCCATGGCCTATGACAGATATGTAGCTATCTGCTCACCCTTACTCTACTCTACACATATGTCTTCCCAAATCTGTCTCCTCTTAGTTGGGGCATCCTATGTGGGTGGCTGTGTGAATGCATGGACATTTACTGGTTGTTTGTTAAGTCTGTCCTTTTGTGGACCAAATCAGATAGATCACTTCTTCTGTGATTTCTCCCCTTTGTTGAAACTTTCATGCACAGATGTCTCCATTATTGGAATCATCCCCTCCATCTCTGCTGGATCCATTATTATAGTGACAGTGTTTGTCATATCTGTCTCCTACATCTATATACTTATCACCATTCTGAAGATGCACTCAACTGAGGGTCGCCACaaggccttctccacctgcacctcccacctcactgcagtCACTCTCTACTATGGAACTATTACTTTCATTTATGTGATGCCCAAGTCAAGCTACTCAACTAAGCAGAACAGGGTGGTATCTCTGTTCTATACAGTGGTGATCCCTATGTTGAACCCCCTCATCTATAGTTTGAGGAACAGAGATGTTAAGGAAGCTCTGAGGAAGGCAACTCTCAGAATATATTCATAG